The following proteins come from a genomic window of Lemur catta isolate mLemCat1 chromosome 4, mLemCat1.pri, whole genome shotgun sequence:
- the KCNF1 gene encoding potassium voltage-gated channel subfamily F member 1 yields MDGSGECSLPEQGSPGSAAGDDIEIVVNVGGVRQVLYGDLLSQYPETRLAELINCLAGGYDTIFSLCDDYDPGKREFYFDRDPDAFKCVIEVYYFGEVHMKKGICPICFKNEMDFWKVDLKFLDDCCKSHLSEKREELEEIARRVQLILDDLGVDAAEGRWRRCQKCVWKFLEKPESSCPARVVAVLSFLLILVSSVVMCMGTIPELQVLDAEGNRVEHPTLENVETACIGWFTLEYLLRLFSSPNKLHFALSFMNIVDVLAILPFYVSLTLTHLGARMMELTNVQQAVQALRIMRVARIFKLARHSSGLQTLTYALKRSFKELGLLLMYLAVGIFVFSALGYTMEQSHPETLFKSIPQSFWWAIITMTTVGYGDIYPKTTLGKLNAAISFLCGVIAIALPIHPIINNFVRYYNKQRVLETAAKHELELMELNSSSAGEGKTGGSRSDLDNLPPEPVGQEAPSWSSRLKLSHSDTFIPLLTEEKHHRTRLQSCK; encoded by the coding sequence ATGGACGGGTCCGGGGAGTGCAGCCTCCCGGAGCAGGGCAGCCCGGGCTCCGCGGCCGGCGACGACATCGAGATAGTCGTCAACGTGGGGGGCGTGAGGCAGGTGCTGTACGGAGACCTGCTCAGCCAGTATCCCGAGACCCGGCTGGCGGAGCTCATCAACTGCTTGGCCGGGGGCTACGACACCATCTTCTCCCTGTGCGACGACTACGACCCGGGCAAGCGCGAGTTCTACTTTGACAGGGACCCGGACGCGTTCAAGTGTGTCATCGAGGTGTACTATTTCGGGGAGGTCCACATGAAGAAGGGCATCTGCCCCATCTGCTTCAAGAACGAGATGGACTTCTGGAAGGTGGACCTCAAGTTCCTGGACGACTGCTGCAAGAGCCACCTGAGCGAGAAGCGCGAGGAGCTGGAGGAGATCGCGCGCCGCGTGCAGCTCATCCTGGACGACCTGGGCGTGGACGCGGCCGAGGGCCGCTGGCGCCGCTGCCAGAAGTGCGTCTGGAAGTTCCTGGAGAAGCCCGAGTCGTCGTGCCCGGCGCGGGTGGTGGCCGTGCTCTCCTTCCTGCTCATCCTCGTCTCGTCGGTGGTCATGTGCATGGGCACCATCCCCGAGCTGCAGGTGCTGGACGCCGAGGGCAACCGCGTGGAGCACCCGACGCTGGAGAACGTGGAGACGGCGTGCATCGGCTGGTTCACGCTGGAGTACCTGCTGCGCCTCTTCTCGTCGCCCAACAAGCTGCACTTCGCCCTGTCCTTCATGAACATCGTGGACGTGCTGGCCATCCTCCCCTTCTACGTGAGCCTCACGCTCACGCACCTGGGCGCGCGCATGATGGAGCTGACCAACGTGCAGCAGGCGGTGCAGGCGCTGCGGATCATGCGCGTGGCCCGCATCTTCAAGCTGGCGCGCCACTCGTCGGGCCTGCAGACCCTCACCTACGCGCTCAAGCGCAGCTTCAaggagctggggctgctgctCATGTACCTGGCAGTGGGCATCTTCGTCTTCTCCGCCCTGGGCTACACCATGGAGCAGAGCCACCCCGAGACGCTGTTTAAGAGCATCCCCCAGTCCTTCTGGTGGGCCATCATCACCATGACCACCGTGGGCTACGGGGACATCTACCCCAAGACCACGCTGGGCAAGCTCAACGCGGCCATCAGCTTCCTGTGCGGTGTCATTGCCATTGCCCTGCCCATCCACCCCATCATCAACAACTTCGTCAGGTACTACAACAAGCAGCGTGTCCTGGAGACGGCGGCCAAGCACGAGCTGGAGCTGATGGAACTCAACTCCAGCAGCGCCGGCGAGGGCAAGACTGGGGGCTCCCGCAGTGACCTGGACAACCTCCCGCCAGAGCCGGTGGGGCAGGAGGCACCGAGCTGGAGCAGCCGGCTGAAGCTCTCCCACAGCGACACCTTCATCCCCCTGCTGACCGAGGAGAAGCACCATAGGACCCGGCTCCAGAGCTGCAAGTGA